The genomic region CGCCGGCACCGACCAGGACCGCGCCGAGGATCGCCATCGACAGGTGGATGGCGAAGGCGAGGGTCATCACGGCCGCGCTGGCCAGCACGATGCTCATCCCGAACCAGCGACGCCGGGACATCTCCTTGACGATCATCGGGCCGAGCCCGATGCCCAGGGCCAGGCCGATGAAGATGGCGCCGAAGAGCAGGAAGAAGGCGGCGTCACCGGCGCCGAGCGAGTTGGCGAAGAACCGGGCGGTGCCGATCACGATGCCGCCACCCGCGAACGCGCCGAAGATGCCGAGCACCAGGCCTCGGACCAGCGGGGTCTGGGAGATGAACCGCCACCCCTCGGCGAACTGCCGGGTCATGCTCTGCTCGGCGCGTTCGTGCCCCGTGGCCCGGGTCTGGCTGATCTCCTTGATGCCGAACGCCACCACGACGGCGGTAGCCAGCCGGGAGAAGGAGTTGAACCACAGCGCCAGTTGCGCCGGTTCGGCCCAGCCGGGCACCTCACCGCCGGTGGCCGCCCGGACGCTGCGGTCAAGCACCGCGATGGCCAGCGCGGCGAGCACCGGGGTCAGGCCGTACGTGGTGATCAGGGTGAGCTGGTTGGCCGTCTCCAGCCGGGCGCGCGGGATCAGGTTGGGGACCGCGGCCTCCTTGGCCGGGATCCAGAGCAGGGTGATCGACTCGATCAGGAAGGTGGCGATGGTGGCCCAGCCGACGACGACCCCGCCCTGGGCGCCGAGCAGCGCGACCAGCGGGATCGAGGCGAAGAGCACGAAGCGCAGCACATCGCAGATGACCATCGTCCAGCGCCGGTCGAACCGGTCGGCGAAGACGCCGGCGATCGGGCCGAGCACCAGCGCCGGCAGCAGCCGGATGGCGATCACGAGGCCGAAGGCCGCGCCCTTGGCGGTGCTGCCCTGCACCTGGGCGGCGGCGAAGACGGAGGTGGCGAGCAGGCCGAGCCAGTCACCGAAGGAGGCGGCGCCGAGCACGATCCAGAGCCGGCGGAACGGGCGGATCCGCAGCACCGAACGGATGGCGCTGTAGCCGGAGCGGTCGGTCTGGGTCGCCGCGGACGGCTGGCCGGATCCACTGCCGGACTGGGCCGTGGCGCTGTTGAACTGCCCCGCGGCGCTGCCGACCGGGGCCGCGGTGCTCCCGATCTGACCCGCCGACTCGCCGGGCTGGCCGCCGGACGGCGACACGCCGGGCGACTCGCCGTTGTTCTGGCTTTCGATGGCCGTACCTCCACGTGCCGGCCCATCGCTGGGCATCCCCGGTGCAACACTCTAGACCCGGTGGGGAGCCACCCCACCCGCGACATTCTCCTGCTCGTCGAGCCTAGGCCGCCGGGACCACCCACCGCACCCGGGCAGACGCGAGGGTATTTCGCATTGACCGCCGGACAGTTAGCGTGCACACGTGGCCACCGAAAGCGACAAACTTCGCGACCGCCTGGATCGGGCAACCGACCACCTCGACCCGCCGTACGCCGTCGTCGACCTGACCGCCTTCGATGCCAACGCGATCGCGCTGACCGGGCTCGCCGCCGGCAAGCCGGTCCGGCTCGCGAGCAAGTCGGTCCGCAGCCGGGAGCTGATCAGCCGGGCACTGCGCCGGCCGGGCTGGCGAGGCGTGATGGCCTTCACCCTGCCCGAGGCGATCTGGCTGGTCCGGGCCGGAGTGACCGACGACGTGCTGGTGGCGTACCCCACCGCGGACCGGGGAGCGCTCGCCGAGCTGAGCGCCGACCCAGCCCTCGCCGCGGCGGTCACGCTGATGATCGACGGCGTCGACCAGCTCGACCTGGTCGACGCCGTACGCGCTCCCGACCAGCGGCCCGAGCTGCGGGTCTGCCTCGACCTGGACGCGTCCTGGCGACCACTCGGCGGGCGGGTGCACGTCGGGGTCCGCCGATCGCCGGTGCACAGCGCCCGGGCCGCCGGCGCGCTCGCCGCCGCCGTCGCCGGGCGCGCCGGCTTCCGGCTGGTCGGCCTGATGGCGTACGAGGCACAGATCGCCGGCCTCGGCGACGCGCCGCCCGGGCGGGCGGGAGCGGTGC from Micromonospora sp. WMMD812 harbors:
- the tmk gene encoding dTMP kinase; the encoded protein is MPSDGPARGGTAIESQNNGESPGVSPSGGQPGESAGQIGSTAAPVGSAAGQFNSATAQSGSGSGQPSAATQTDRSGYSAIRSVLRIRPFRRLWIVLGAASFGDWLGLLATSVFAAAQVQGSTAKGAAFGLVIAIRLLPALVLGPIAGVFADRFDRRWTMVICDVLRFVLFASIPLVALLGAQGGVVVGWATIATFLIESITLLWIPAKEAAVPNLIPRARLETANQLTLITTYGLTPVLAALAIAVLDRSVRAATGGEVPGWAEPAQLALWFNSFSRLATAVVVAFGIKEISQTRATGHERAEQSMTRQFAEGWRFISQTPLVRGLVLGIFGAFAGGGIVIGTARFFANSLGAGDAAFFLLFGAIFIGLALGIGLGPMIVKEMSRRRWFGMSIVLASAAVMTLAFAIHLSMAILGAVLVGAGAGMAFLAGTTLLGGEIADEVRGRVFAVVQIGTRLVLILAIALSSLLAGVGGSRKLEIADLGISISSTRLLLLAAGAAGIFAGISAFGQMDDKKGVPVLADLWGSIRGRPLMPAEPFVSNGLFVVFEGGEGAGKSTQLAALAEQLRGQGRDVVVTREPGATTVGERIRSLVLEDSGAEAPSPRAEALLYAADRAHHVATVVRPALVRGAVVISDRYVDSSLAYQGAGRTLPVDEVSWLSSWATGGLKPDLVVLLDIEPQTGLSRAAARNQAADRLEAESVAFHERVRYAFLDLAAADPKRYLVLDASRPVAELSELVARRVDDLLGDPAGIVHPRPAQGPDTSVQPELSESELVTMEKRP
- a CDS encoding amino acid deaminase/aldolase; this encodes MATESDKLRDRLDRATDHLDPPYAVVDLTAFDANAIALTGLAAGKPVRLASKSVRSRELISRALRRPGWRGVMAFTLPEAIWLVRAGVTDDVLVAYPTADRGALAELSADPALAAAVTLMIDGVDQLDLVDAVRAPDQRPELRVCLDLDASWRPLGGRVHVGVRRSPVHSARAAGALAAAVAGRAGFRLVGLMAYEAQIAGLGDAPPGRAGAVLGQAIRLAQRGSYRELLARRGAAVAAVREHADLEFVNGGGTGSVAATSADPAVTEVTAGSGLYGPTLFDAYRAWRPTPAAYFACSVVRRPTPDLATVLGGGWIASGQAAASRLPRPVLPAGLSLIGTEGAGEVQTPLAGAAAATLRVGDRVWFRHAKAGELCEHVNELHLVDGDTVVATVPTYRGEGNAFL